The Spirosoma oryzicola genome window below encodes:
- a CDS encoding AtuA-related protein, producing the protein MTIKLYDIAHSRAGDKGNTLTLSLIPYKAEDYPLLCDQVTAEAVKQHLRDIVLGEITRYELPNLPALQFVCQQALNGGVTTSLTMDMHGKSLSYALLEMWITV; encoded by the coding sequence ATGACCATCAAGCTCTACGACATTGCCCACAGCCGGGCGGGCGACAAAGGCAATACCCTCACGCTCTCGCTTATTCCCTATAAAGCCGAAGATTATCCGCTACTCTGCGATCAGGTTACAGCCGAGGCTGTCAAACAGCACCTGCGCGATATTGTGCTTGGTGAAATTACCCGGTACGAACTACCTAACTTACCTGCCCTTCAATTTGTCTGCCAACAAGCGTTGAATGGTGGTGTAACAACCTCCCTCACAATGGACATGCACGGGAAGAGTTTAAGTTACGCGCTGCTGGAGATGTGGATTACTGTCTAG
- a CDS encoding M13 family metallopeptidase: MIRLVFFSLALLMAGACQRTAIPTTKRVVLAGIDASKKPGDDFFTYANGIWYDTARIPASQTGVGSYSFLNYPQRIRLQGILDSVSVSRNVPGSLEQKVGDFYASGMDTTAINNRGYEPIKPLLARIDALTDVSSLLKFVAEEQKAGNGSIVGFYVGPDQKQSKINIAQFRQTGIGLPERAYYFKTDSSTLLIQKAYKNYLTRLFELIGTEPTVAEKNATVAYAIEKQLATAHRTNIELRDVKANYNKMAVAALDSKQPSLHWTTLLTDLGLQVDSVNVGQPAYYDQLNTMATSVAIDDWKAYLKARALTNYANFLSQPFIDATFAYSKILTGQAIKQTRAEEMTQAVDRSLGDALAQLYVKKYFPESARKRMAVLVDNLKKAFEARINRLDWMSDSTKTKAKDKLYAFSQKIGYPDKWRDYSQVAIKRDAYFENRLSAAKHDYLDRLAKVGRPVDRTEWHTTPPTVTAYNNPPLNEIVFPAGILQPPYFDVNADDALNYGGIGMVIGHEITHSFDDQGAQYDKDGNVTNWWNKTDYAKFKAKTQQVIDQYNSFTVLDSVHVKGALTVGENTADIAGVAIAYDAFKLTEQGMGTTKLDGFTPDQRFFISIARIWRVKTRDAYMGMYVNTNPHSPAKWRVNGPLMNFTPFYNAFNVQPGDKMYKPEQDRISVW; encoded by the coding sequence ATGATACGATTAGTCTTTTTTTCGCTGGCCTTATTGATGGCCGGAGCCTGCCAGCGAACAGCGATCCCGACTACAAAACGGGTAGTCTTAGCCGGAATCGACGCTTCCAAAAAACCAGGAGATGATTTCTTTACCTATGCCAACGGAATTTGGTATGATACCGCCCGTATACCAGCTTCTCAAACGGGCGTAGGCTCTTACTCTTTTTTAAATTACCCACAACGTATCCGGTTACAAGGAATTCTGGATAGCGTTTCAGTAAGCCGCAACGTACCTGGAAGTCTCGAACAAAAAGTAGGTGATTTTTATGCTTCGGGTATGGACACGACTGCTATCAACAACCGCGGTTACGAACCGATCAAACCGTTACTTGCCCGTATTGACGCTCTTACGGATGTTTCTTCGCTGCTTAAGTTTGTAGCAGAAGAGCAAAAGGCCGGGAATGGCTCTATTGTTGGCTTTTACGTCGGTCCTGATCAAAAACAAAGCAAAATCAATATTGCTCAGTTTCGTCAAACTGGTATCGGCTTGCCCGAACGAGCCTATTACTTCAAAACCGATTCGTCAACGCTTCTGATTCAAAAGGCGTACAAAAATTACCTTACTCGTCTGTTTGAGTTGATTGGTACGGAGCCAACGGTTGCGGAAAAGAATGCCACTGTTGCATACGCTATCGAGAAGCAATTGGCTACTGCTCATCGAACCAATATCGAACTCAGAGATGTAAAGGCCAACTACAACAAAATGGCGGTCGCAGCTCTGGATTCCAAACAGCCTAGTCTGCACTGGACAACGCTGTTGACCGACTTGGGTTTACAAGTTGATTCGGTTAATGTGGGGCAGCCCGCTTATTATGATCAGTTGAATACGATGGCAACGTCCGTTGCGATTGATGATTGGAAAGCTTATTTGAAAGCTCGTGCATTAACTAATTACGCAAATTTTCTAAGTCAACCGTTTATCGATGCAACGTTCGCCTATAGCAAAATTCTGACGGGCCAAGCCATTAAGCAGACGCGGGCTGAAGAGATGACGCAAGCTGTCGATCGGTCGCTGGGTGATGCGTTGGCTCAGTTGTACGTCAAAAAATACTTTCCCGAATCGGCTAGAAAACGAATGGCTGTTTTGGTCGATAATCTTAAAAAAGCATTTGAGGCCCGTATTAACCGCCTGGACTGGATGAGTGATTCGACCAAGACTAAAGCGAAAGACAAACTGTATGCCTTCTCGCAAAAAATAGGTTATCCGGACAAGTGGCGTGATTACTCGCAGGTGGCGATAAAAAGAGACGCTTATTTTGAAAACCGGCTGTCGGCGGCTAAGCACGATTACCTGGATAGGTTGGCCAAAGTAGGGCGACCTGTCGACCGAACGGAATGGCATACGACTCCCCCCACGGTAACGGCTTACAACAATCCTCCACTGAATGAAATTGTGTTTCCGGCGGGTATTCTACAACCACCTTATTTTGATGTAAACGCTGATGATGCGCTTAACTATGGCGGAATTGGAATGGTAATCGGTCATGAAATAACGCACTCGTTCGATGATCAGGGAGCACAATACGACAAAGATGGTAACGTGACCAACTGGTGGAACAAGACAGATTACGCTAAATTCAAAGCGAAGACACAGCAAGTGATTGATCAGTATAACTCCTTTACGGTGCTGGATTCGGTGCACGTGAAAGGAGCTTTAACGGTAGGGGAAAATACGGCTGATATTGCGGGTGTCGCTATCGCTTATGATGCCTTCAAACTGACTGAGCAGGGAATGGGGACTACAAAGTTGGACGGTTTTACACCCGATCAGCGCTTCTTTATATCGATTGCCCGGATCTGGCGCGTCAAAACAAGAGATGCGTACATGGGCATGTACGTTAACACGAATCCGCACTCACCAGCCAAATGGCGTGTGAATGGACCGCTGATGAACTTCACACCGTTCTACAATGCCTTTAATGTGCAGCCAGGTGACAAAATGTATAAACCTGAACAGGATCGGATCAGCGTTTGGTAA
- a CDS encoding AAA family ATPase, whose amino-acid sequence MLTQDEVFKFLKKKPTLSQAGINKEAGLPTGTLTKAINGLRTLSESHLKALEPILRQYGIEDFLNRRAKVLAVVNHKGGVGKTTTTINLGKGLANRGQSVLLIDLDSQGNLSQSLGVHNPQQQLLQVLTQGASMPIVQLKENYHLVPSDLELSKAEAELTKTPSGVLRFKNALAPLLAQYDYILIDCPPSLTIFTYSALVASTAALVVLEPEASAVKGMYNLLELIHDIKESFNARLTIEGIVMARVNPQLVLHRELMAQVRADLKDQPFFNTEIRQNISLAESQYVGQDIFDYKPSSPGAIDYQALADEVVTKHSA is encoded by the coding sequence ATGTTGACACAAGACGAAGTCTTTAAGTTTTTGAAAAAGAAGCCAACGCTTTCACAGGCTGGAATAAACAAAGAGGCTGGCCTACCTACAGGTACACTTACAAAAGCGATAAATGGTTTACGAACTTTGTCAGAGTCACATCTTAAGGCGCTTGAACCCATTCTCCGCCAGTACGGCATAGAGGATTTTCTAAACCGTCGAGCTAAGGTATTAGCTGTTGTTAATCACAAAGGCGGAGTTGGTAAAACAACCACTACAATCAATTTAGGGAAGGGCTTAGCCAATCGTGGACAGTCTGTTCTACTAATCGACTTGGACTCTCAAGGCAATTTGTCACAAAGCCTAGGTGTGCACAATCCCCAACAACAACTCCTGCAAGTCCTGACTCAGGGAGCATCTATGCCTATTGTGCAACTAAAAGAGAACTATCACTTAGTCCCAAGCGATCTGGAACTCTCGAAAGCCGAAGCTGAATTGACCAAGACGCCTAGTGGTGTATTACGTTTCAAGAACGCATTAGCTCCCTTATTGGCACAGTACGATTACATTCTCATCGATTGTCCCCCTTCGCTGACTATCTTCACCTACTCAGCCCTGGTGGCATCAACTGCCGCATTGGTTGTGCTCGAGCCGGAAGCATCAGCCGTAAAAGGGATGTACAACCTACTTGAGCTTATTCACGACATAAAAGAGTCCTTCAACGCCCGGCTCACTATTGAGGGAATAGTTATGGCCAGAGTGAATCCGCAATTGGTACTTCACCGGGAGTTGATGGCGCAAGTACGGGCCGATCTAAAGGATCAACCATTCTTTAATACAGAGATCCGACAAAACATATCCTTGGCCGAATCGCAATACGTTGGTCAGGATATTTTCGATTACAAACCTTCATCTCCTGGCGCTATTGACTACCAAGCTTTGGCAGACGAAGTAGTTACAAAGCATTCAGCCTAA
- a CDS encoding replication initiation protein produces MKRTPSNQLTLLKLDAKTETLFQANALTNAYYDMSALQKNILYMVQSQIKKDDPDDKRYVVRVKDIMAITDTANPYKSLQLATEGMMQKIMNIPVGGKLLQVAPFSSVLYDYGKGTMTFKIDSDLRPFLFNLENGRFTTFGKEPAMNLPGKYSKRIYEMLSSWKKAGLMKISILELKTRLRLYDPVTEIEQYEDWRDFNKRVLIPAVKEINHESDLHVEYFTQRVGKRIAQLKWVIKTKTTVALEVPPTVSELHERMMTQFKLRSDQIEFILARFEPAVINKKLYEIQLQNASKKISNIGGYTAKVFGVL; encoded by the coding sequence ATGAAACGAACGCCCAGTAATCAGCTGACTCTTCTAAAGCTGGATGCCAAGACGGAGACCTTGTTTCAGGCCAATGCTTTGACGAATGCCTACTACGACATGAGTGCACTTCAAAAGAATATACTTTATATGGTGCAGTCACAAATCAAGAAGGATGATCCAGATGATAAGCGTTACGTTGTTCGTGTTAAAGATATCATGGCTATTACGGACACAGCTAACCCTTACAAAAGTTTACAGCTGGCAACGGAAGGAATGATGCAAAAGATCATGAATATTCCGGTGGGAGGGAAGTTGCTTCAGGTAGCTCCGTTCTCGTCGGTGTTGTATGATTACGGTAAAGGGACGATGACGTTCAAGATTGACTCCGATCTGCGTCCTTTTCTGTTCAACCTAGAAAATGGTCGGTTCACCACGTTTGGAAAAGAACCCGCAATGAATTTGCCGGGAAAATATTCCAAGCGTATTTACGAAATGCTTTCGTCCTGGAAAAAAGCTGGCTTGATGAAAATTTCGATACTCGAGCTTAAAACCAGACTTCGACTTTACGATCCTGTTACGGAAATAGAACAGTACGAAGACTGGCGGGATTTTAACAAACGCGTGCTGATACCGGCGGTGAAAGAGATTAATCACGAATCCGACTTACATGTTGAGTACTTTACCCAGCGTGTGGGCAAGCGGATTGCTCAATTGAAGTGGGTTATTAAAACAAAAACAACCGTAGCCCTTGAGGTGCCGCCCACTGTGTCCGAACTTCACGAAAGAATGATGACTCAGTTTAAGCTTCGTTCTGACCAGATCGAATTTATTTTAGCTCGTTTCGAACCTGCCGTCATCAACAAGAAACTATATGAAATTCAGCTTCAAAACGCAAGTAAGAAAATATCAAACATCGGCGGTTACACAGCGAAAGTATTTGGCGTGCTATGA
- a CDS encoding alpha/beta fold hydrolase — protein MPTLTLKDGTEIYYKDWGTGQPVVFHHGWPLSCDDWDAQMMFFLKQGYRVVAHDRRGHGRSTQTTDGHDIDTYAADAAELVEFLDLKDAIHVGHSTGGGEVARYVAKYGQGRVTKAVLISAVTPLMVARDSNPDGVPMSVFDDIRENTATRRPQYFYEFTLPFYGYNRPGVTALQGVRDNWWRQGMMGGINAHYYGIKAFSETDFTEDLKTIDIPVLVLHGEDDQIVPIDVAARKAIKLLKNGRLITYPGFPHGMPTTEAATINADLLAFIKSDA, from the coding sequence ATGCCTACGCTAACGCTTAAAGATGGTACCGAGATCTATTACAAAGACTGGGGCACAGGACAGCCCGTTGTGTTTCATCATGGCTGGCCGTTATCCTGCGATGATTGGGACGCTCAGATGATGTTTTTCCTGAAGCAGGGGTACCGGGTCGTGGCGCACGATCGACGAGGCCACGGTCGCTCTACACAAACGACAGACGGTCATGATATAGACACGTACGCTGCTGATGCTGCCGAACTGGTCGAATTTCTTGACCTGAAAGATGCCATTCACGTTGGCCATTCGACAGGAGGGGGCGAAGTAGCGCGCTACGTTGCCAAATACGGGCAGGGCCGGGTTACCAAAGCGGTGTTGATCAGTGCCGTTACTCCCTTGATGGTAGCCCGTGACTCGAATCCCGACGGGGTGCCGATGTCCGTGTTCGATGATATACGAGAAAATACGGCGACCCGGCGTCCGCAATACTTCTACGAATTTACGCTGCCCTTCTATGGCTATAATCGTCCCGGTGTAACTGCTCTACAAGGCGTACGGGATAACTGGTGGCGTCAGGGTATGATGGGTGGGATCAACGCGCATTACTACGGAATCAAAGCCTTTTCGGAAACCGACTTCACAGAAGATCTGAAAACTATTGATATTCCCGTATTAGTCCTGCACGGGGAAGATGATCAGATTGTACCCATTGATGTTGCGGCTCGCAAAGCCATCAAACTGCTCAAGAACGGGCGTCTGATTACGTATCCCGGCTTTCCGCACGGTATGCCTACCACAGAAGCGGCTACGATCAACGCTGATCTTCTGGCATTCATCAAATCAGACGCGTAG
- a CDS encoding ring-cleaving dioxygenase: MNQSILGLHHITAIANNAQRNYDFYTHVLGLRMVKKTVNFDDPTTYHFYYGNEEGTPGTILTFFPWEGIGPGRNGTGMATEIGYSVPADSLENWIGRFREARVSIGEPGERFGEQYLPFTDPDGLALTLVVPKQPDTRPAWETETIKHNIATRGFHSVTLTLQNIDATAKVLTDIFGYRLQSQEGNRYRFQTNTVPEAAIVDLLEEPKGERGRNAAGTNHHVAFRVANDKVQMEFRDKILSSGLQITPKIDRDYFFSLYFREPGGVLFEIATDNPGFTVDESLAELGSNLKLPKQYEASRSRIEKALPVLQPM; the protein is encoded by the coding sequence ATGAATCAGTCCATTTTGGGTCTACATCACATTACGGCAATTGCTAATAACGCCCAACGCAACTATGATTTTTATACCCACGTGCTGGGGCTTCGGATGGTCAAGAAGACGGTTAATTTCGATGACCCGACCACATACCATTTTTACTACGGCAACGAAGAAGGGACTCCTGGAACCATACTGACCTTTTTTCCCTGGGAAGGCATCGGCCCCGGACGTAACGGTACTGGCATGGCTACGGAAATCGGGTATTCGGTACCGGCAGACAGTCTGGAAAACTGGATCGGTCGGTTTCGCGAAGCGCGGGTGTCGATCGGTGAGCCGGGCGAACGGTTTGGGGAGCAGTACCTGCCCTTTACGGACCCCGATGGACTAGCTTTGACGCTTGTTGTGCCAAAACAACCTGATACTCGCCCCGCCTGGGAAACAGAAACCATTAAGCATAATATAGCCACCAGAGGTTTTCATAGCGTTACGCTGACGTTGCAAAATATTGACGCTACCGCCAAAGTCCTGACCGATATTTTTGGCTATCGATTACAGTCGCAGGAAGGTAACCGATACCGCTTTCAAACCAATACCGTACCCGAAGCCGCCATTGTTGATCTGCTGGAAGAGCCGAAAGGAGAAAGGGGACGTAATGCCGCCGGGACCAATCACCATGTTGCCTTTCGAGTAGCCAATGATAAGGTCCAGATGGAGTTTCGGGATAAGATTCTGTCCAGCGGTTTACAGATTACACCCAAGATCGACCGCGACTACTTCTTTTCACTTTATTTCCGAGAACCAGGGGGCGTTTTGTTTGAAATTGCCACCGATAACCCAGGCTTTACGGTTGACGAGTCGCTTGCCGAATTGGGTAGCAACCTCAAACTTCCCAAACAGTACGAAGCCTCGCGAAGCCGAATTGAGAAAGCGCTGCCAGTTTTACAACCTATGTGA
- a CDS encoding antibiotic biosynthesis monooxygenase yields the protein MASSISINTNSAVTTIIVQRPYKRQIQAYENWLREIVPQAQAATGHRGVNVIRPHGQSDEYTIVLHFDSEANLRDWLESDTRRKLTDKVRSLLNEDEKIDIRTGLEFWFTPPRNSQIAPPYKQFLITLSAIFPLSLLIPQLLTPITATVPFLAIPLIRTFLTSLIIVGLMTFVIMPRYVRFVARWLFKA from the coding sequence ATGGCTTCAAGTATTTCGATCAACACAAACAGTGCTGTGACAACCATTATTGTTCAGCGCCCTTATAAAAGGCAGATTCAGGCCTATGAAAATTGGTTACGGGAAATTGTGCCGCAGGCTCAGGCAGCAACCGGCCACCGGGGTGTGAACGTGATTCGTCCGCACGGTCAGAGTGACGAATATACCATTGTGCTGCATTTTGATTCGGAAGCCAACCTACGCGACTGGCTGGAATCCGACACGCGTAGAAAACTGACGGACAAAGTACGCTCTTTACTGAATGAAGATGAGAAAATTGATATCAGAACAGGGCTTGAGTTTTGGTTTACCCCACCGCGCAACAGCCAGATTGCCCCGCCTTACAAGCAGTTTTTGATAACATTGTCGGCCATTTTTCCGCTATCGTTGCTAATTCCGCAGCTTCTTACCCCAATCACGGCTACCGTTCCTTTTCTGGCTATTCCGTTGATCCGAACGTTTCTTACCAGCCTGATCATTGTTGGGTTAATGACGTTTGTCATTATGCCCCGCTACGTCCGGTTTGTGGCTCGCTGGTTGTTTAAAGCGTAG
- a CDS encoding histidine kinase dimerization/phosphoacceptor domain -containing protein has translation MLLVLLLCALATVGQNITRQQANGLLADLQKNYSGEKRISILLELSKFHIYKPGESPTDLDSSRMYLRQAQKLSDSLRLVTRQHETESLSIVADLEGGKTASGRARFSTLIRNCQRSGDKEGEAIARYRFATWLRNYAPDSTIVLANFRQVAAIYRSLNKPIDEINALKEIGITHLYEGKLATAESELLAVLSRYKAIHYRKLHYTYNLLSTIGRLKGNLNEGLMYALLCVETMKQTADTASAAAFYGDLAQVYEVAGNHQKSIDWYKKSLVVWRREGLPNFALFNAAGVIAKELIAQRQPQEALRFLKNLVAAIPTNTLIQKACVAQNFAYCYDALQNYELAERYYRESLLRYEKNNLDFEQSLQVRQDIGAFYIRRQKYPEAGYYLTKALTILPQKEALSTLRDIHFMLFKVDSAQGNYLLAIDHLRQYKTYNDSLFNEAKSKQLAQLQIQYDTRAKEQNISLLTKQSELQQSALKRAETTRNAILGGVILLVGLLGVSYNRYRLKQRSNWLLEAKQQEIDQKNQSLERMVVEKEELLEEKEWMLKEIHHRVKNNLQIITSLLNAQSDYLHDATALAAIRESHNRVQAMALIHQRLYQSEHLARVDMVEYISEVVDYLLESFNHHLPIQTVLDIAPVQLDVTLATPFGLILNEAITNSLKYAFPESDYGVNQPGIIWVSLQPLDEQTCRLLIEDNGIGLPTAFNPTQSSTLGLTMIQGLSRQIGAQLQILGRQQSGVRVQLDFNQHKKTDRMA, from the coding sequence ATGCTGTTGGTACTGCTTCTGTGTGCGCTGGCGACTGTTGGACAAAACATCACCCGCCAGCAGGCAAACGGCTTACTAGCTGACCTGCAAAAGAACTACTCTGGTGAAAAACGAATTTCTATTTTACTGGAATTAAGCAAGTTTCATATTTACAAACCAGGTGAATCGCCGACGGATCTGGACAGCAGCCGGATGTACCTGCGACAAGCGCAAAAACTAAGCGACTCATTGCGGTTAGTAACCCGGCAACATGAAACAGAGAGCTTGTCTATTGTTGCGGATCTGGAAGGCGGCAAGACCGCTTCTGGCCGAGCGCGATTTTCAACGTTAATCCGAAACTGTCAACGTTCGGGAGACAAGGAGGGTGAAGCGATTGCCCGCTACAGGTTCGCCACCTGGTTACGTAACTATGCACCCGACTCGACAATTGTACTGGCGAACTTTCGTCAGGTAGCCGCTATTTATCGGTCGTTGAATAAGCCAATAGACGAAATCAACGCCCTAAAGGAAATCGGTATTACTCATTTGTACGAAGGCAAGTTAGCGACCGCCGAGTCGGAGCTATTGGCCGTTCTGAGCCGCTACAAAGCGATTCACTACCGGAAACTTCACTACACGTACAATCTCTTGTCTACCATTGGCCGACTGAAAGGAAATCTGAATGAGGGGCTGATGTATGCGCTGTTGTGCGTTGAGACGATGAAACAAACCGCTGACACGGCCTCGGCAGCCGCTTTTTACGGCGATCTGGCACAGGTGTACGAAGTCGCTGGCAACCACCAGAAAAGCATTGACTGGTACAAAAAATCGCTTGTCGTCTGGCGCCGGGAGGGGTTGCCCAATTTTGCCTTGTTCAACGCAGCGGGTGTGATTGCCAAAGAACTGATTGCGCAACGACAGCCCCAGGAGGCCCTTCGTTTTCTAAAGAATCTAGTGGCAGCGATTCCGACGAATACACTTATTCAGAAAGCCTGTGTGGCTCAGAACTTTGCTTACTGTTACGATGCTTTGCAAAACTACGAGCTAGCCGAGCGCTATTACCGAGAATCGCTGCTCCGGTACGAAAAAAATAACCTCGACTTCGAACAGTCACTACAAGTCCGGCAGGACATTGGCGCATTCTACATCAGGCGGCAGAAGTATCCGGAAGCGGGTTATTATTTGACGAAAGCCCTGACCATCTTACCCCAGAAAGAAGCCTTATCAACGTTGCGTGATATTCATTTCATGCTATTTAAGGTAGACTCTGCCCAGGGCAATTATCTGTTGGCGATTGACCACCTGCGCCAATACAAAACTTATAACGATTCGCTGTTTAACGAAGCCAAGAGCAAGCAGTTAGCGCAGTTACAAATTCAGTACGATACCCGTGCGAAAGAACAGAATATTAGCCTGTTAACGAAACAGAGCGAGCTTCAGCAGTCGGCGCTAAAACGGGCAGAAACGACGCGTAATGCCATTCTGGGGGGCGTTATTCTGCTCGTTGGGCTATTGGGTGTCAGCTACAATCGGTACCGGCTCAAGCAGCGTAGCAATTGGTTACTGGAAGCCAAACAACAGGAGATCGACCAGAAAAACCAATCCCTTGAACGCATGGTAGTCGAAAAAGAAGAGCTACTGGAAGAAAAGGAGTGGATGCTGAAAGAGATTCACCACCGGGTCAAGAACAACCTGCAAATAATTACCAGTTTACTGAACGCGCAGTCCGATTATCTCCACGATGCTACTGCATTGGCCGCTATCCGGGAGAGTCATAACCGGGTGCAGGCTATGGCCTTAATCCACCAGCGGCTGTATCAGTCCGAACACCTGGCCAGAGTAGATATGGTCGAATACATCAGTGAAGTCGTTGATTATTTATTGGAATCCTTCAACCATCACCTGCCTATCCAGACCGTACTGGATATTGCTCCTGTTCAATTAGACGTTACCCTGGCAACGCCTTTTGGCCTGATTTTGAATGAGGCCATCACCAATTCACTTAAATACGCCTTTCCCGAATCCGACTATGGAGTCAACCAGCCCGGTATTATCTGGGTAAGTCTTCAGCCGTTGGACGAACAGACCTGTCGGCTTCTAATTGAGGATAACGGTATTGGCCTGCCAACGGCGTTTAACCCTACCCAAAGCTCTACCTTAGGACTAACCATGATCCAGGGCCTGAGCCGTCAGATCGGGGCTCAACTCCAGATTCTTGGTCGTCAGCAGTCGGGGGTACGGGTTCAACTGGATTTCAATCAACACAAAAAAACGGATCGAATGGCATAA
- a CDS encoding Na+/H+ antiporter: MHSLETVILLLVFVLGLALLAQRIHLVFPILLTVGGLVIGFIPGLPRVVLDPSVVLLVFLPPILYSAAWYTNWSDFRQYVEPVIVLALGLVLVTSLGVALLAHSIIPGFTVSMGLLLGAIISPSDAVAATTIMKTQSVPRKIVTILEGESLVNDASALVLLQLALTSVTTGTFSLENALLEFVILSVGGIGTGLALGFISFCIHKHAKLEPALETVLTFVTAYLAYLVAEHLHLSGVLSVVTAGLFIGHKQSRVHSPIVRMQAVAVWDFVIVLLNGLIFILIGLQLPHVVNAIRGQSADYLCVYGIGISLAVVVIRFVYIFMADTVSNQIRSLIHRPPIFPSRRYTTLLAYISMRGIVSLAAVLSIPEKLQNGSPFPGRNLILFITFCVILFTLVVQGILLPLVIRALAFGQPSTDYLSRQEVQKQLSQRALMQVQRLIDQDKLTGIAVQAVIAQHQMRVRELANAETAPLLDQHQLNQKLMLTSIQAQRDELINLRDRQQIDIELFHEMENELDRQEIQWHPVSG; encoded by the coding sequence ATGCATTCATTAGAAACGGTAATCCTGCTTCTCGTCTTCGTTCTTGGGCTAGCCCTACTGGCTCAACGTATTCATTTGGTTTTTCCAATTCTGCTAACGGTGGGCGGCTTAGTAATCGGCTTCATTCCGGGTTTACCCCGTGTGGTACTCGATCCGTCAGTGGTGTTGCTGGTATTTCTGCCCCCCATCCTATATAGCGCGGCCTGGTACACCAATTGGAGCGATTTCCGACAGTACGTCGAACCCGTCATTGTGCTGGCCCTAGGACTGGTACTGGTAACCAGCCTGGGCGTGGCATTGCTGGCCCATTCTATCATTCCGGGATTTACGGTATCGATGGGTTTGTTGCTGGGCGCTATTATTTCTCCCTCTGATGCCGTTGCTGCGACCACGATAATGAAGACGCAGTCGGTACCCCGTAAAATTGTCACGATTCTGGAAGGAGAAAGCCTGGTCAACGATGCCTCTGCGCTGGTACTGCTACAACTTGCCCTGACTTCGGTTACTACCGGAACATTTTCCCTGGAGAACGCTCTGTTGGAATTTGTAATACTGTCTGTTGGTGGTATCGGTACAGGGCTGGCTCTCGGATTTATTTCGTTTTGTATCCACAAACACGCCAAGTTGGAACCCGCTCTTGAAACGGTACTGACGTTTGTGACGGCATATCTGGCTTATCTGGTTGCGGAGCACCTGCACCTCAGCGGTGTGTTAAGTGTCGTAACCGCAGGCTTGTTCATTGGTCACAAGCAGTCGCGGGTGCATAGTCCGATCGTGCGCATGCAGGCAGTAGCCGTCTGGGATTTTGTTATCGTATTGCTAAACGGACTGATTTTTATCCTTATTGGGCTGCAACTACCGCACGTAGTGAATGCCATCCGAGGGCAATCGGCAGACTACCTTTGTGTGTACGGCATTGGGATCAGCCTGGCAGTTGTCGTCATTCGGTTTGTGTACATTTTCATGGCTGACACAGTTTCAAACCAGATCCGCAGCCTGATCCACCGGCCACCTATTTTTCCGTCCCGCCGGTATACGACATTGCTGGCTTACATCAGTATGCGCGGCATTGTTTCGCTAGCCGCTGTTTTGTCCATACCCGAAAAACTGCAAAACGGTAGTCCGTTTCCAGGACGAAACCTGATCTTGTTTATTACCTTCTGCGTCATTCTGTTTACGCTGGTCGTACAGGGAATACTATTACCGCTTGTTATTCGAGCGCTGGCGTTTGGGCAACCTTCCACTGATTATTTGTCCCGACAAGAGGTACAAAAACAGCTTTCTCAGCGAGCACTGATGCAGGTGCAGCGGTTGATTGATCAGGATAAGCTGACAGGGATTGCCGTCCAGGCGGTTATTGCTCAGCACCAGATGCGGGTACGAGAACTGGCAAACGCTGAAACGGCACCACTGCTGGACCAGCACCAACTCAACCAAAAGTTGATGCTGACGAGCATTCAGGCGCAGCGAGATGAACTGATCAATCTGCGGGACCGGCAGCAAATCGATATCGAACTGTTCCATGAAATGGAAAATGAACTAGACCGGCAAGAAATACAATGGCACCCTGTAAGCGGATAA